A genomic window from Panthera tigris isolate Pti1 chromosome B4, P.tigris_Pti1_mat1.1, whole genome shotgun sequence includes:
- the KLHDC7B gene encoding kelch domain-containing protein 7B: protein MVQGALEPDGPGWGWDGEDDWDSAVLTLLALAVVAATALALHWFGSGQDQEAAGPAPTTPGAQPSQAGGASPALPLQPKVSGGVEGHSSGQGQPDPPGRGQGSPAAAGAQDQGLRGGGLAATAAPPRETPGEAASGGALGRQHDSATAEALRGKGREPLRPDTAFLGRSKVGGTSGPLLIHFTPRSPGRETEGQVEAGGVQAKVPAHQALVHTAEQDASPWQQGVGPPGSLERGRRSRRWQVDQGSEDRHRRLPKPDPLRLGSVVSVWDAVDAASSLSTGSQRPPLPLELPPPRATQAGPSTEGTVKGHGESSLHPASVLALESREAGPQAPRESQGPPASVEGWPWERSFVQTPDSMGPRPEGPAPAPTPSSSPAPAPAPAPAPAPVPTPAPSSESRPMSQEPSVALCKDNQEGQISSSWENLISMVLRSHPFPRQERCQGRAPRAAPRSPRDPSTDAPSENRESGSPPEGAAASLEVRNGSAAGMVTEAGTGGLPEAGCPQQQRSSDTREAPTPDPPSGPRPDAVDEKHPDSPLPGAAVPGAPSRSPGQRQPGPVPSPTTRGVSQPVPRPQKRSMCEIAESSEREVSQMVPLRQEGEAPGERPRPAGSGAVLTEKQEARKLKVLLQRPGSRGVAEGPRKPGSLAREPALAAARRQRLDLGSCLDVLAFAQRHGQPGLAQETYALMSDNLLHVLGDPGLYRQLSGAERERILSLRTGRGQAVVGVLVLPSLYPLSRSGLTRGPCGEEAPAAGPAPPPPRTHLHVFNPQENTWRPLTQVPEEAPLRGCGLCTMHNYLFLAGGIRGSGAKAVCSNEVFCYNPLTNIWSQVRPMQQARAQLKLVALDGLLYAIGGECLYSMERYDPRTDAWTSRAPLPAGTFPVAHEAVACRGDIYVTGGHLFYRLLRYSPVKDAWDECPYSASHRRPSDMVALGGFLYRFDLLRGVGAAVMRYNTVTGSWSRAASLPLPDPAPLHCAALGNTIYCLNHQVTATFTVSEGTAQFQARELQPFPLGSKGVLCPFILTLPATDRLQTAL from the exons ATGGTCCAGGGGGCCTTGGAGCCTGACGGCCCCGGCTGGGGCTGGGACGGGGAGGATGACTGGGACAGCGCTGTCCTCACCCTGCTGGCGCTGGCTGTGGTGGCCGCCACGGCGCTGGCTTTGCACTGGTTTGGCTCTGGGCAGGACCAGGAGGCGGCAGGACCTGCACCCACAACCCCCGGGGCCCAGCCTTCTCAGGCTGGAGgagccagcccagccctgcccctgcagcCCAAGGTCAGTGGTGGTGTCGAGGGACACAGCTCAGGGCAGGGGCAGCCAGACCCTCCAGGACGTGGCCAGGGGAGTCCAGCTGCGGCAGGGGCCCAAGATCAGGGGCTCCGGGGAGGTGGTCTGGCTGCCACAGCGGCACCTCCACGCGAGACACCCGGCGAGGCGGCCAGTGGAGGGGCCTTGGGACGGCAGCACGACAGTGCCACTGCGGAAGCCCTGCGAGGTAAAGGAAGGGAGCCTCTCAGGCCAGATACTGCCTTCCTGGGTCGGAGCAAAGTAGGGGGGACATCCGGCCCCCTCCTGATACACTTCACCCCTCGGAGTCCTGGCAGAGAGACTGAAGGGCAAGTGGAGGCAGGAGGTGTTCAAGCCAAGGTGCCAGCTCACCAGGCCCTGGTCCACACAGCAGAACAGGAcgccagcccctggcaacaaGGTGTAGGGCCACCTGGCTCGCTAGAGAGGGGTCGAAGAAGCCGGCGGTGGCAGGTGGACCAAGGCTCAGAAGATAGACACCGCCGCCTCCCAAAGCCGGACCCCCTCCGCCTGGGCTCTGTGGTGAGTGTGTGGGATGCTGTGGATGCAGCCAGCAGCCTCTCCACAGGCTCCCAGAGGCCTCCTCTCCCCTTGGAGCTGCCTCCACCACGTGCCACGCAGGCTGGGCCCTCGACAGAGGGCACAGTGAAGGGGCACGGGGAGAGCAGCCTCCATCCAGCCTCAGTCCTAGCTCTGGAGAGCAGGGAGGctgggccccaggctcccagggaGTCTCAGGGACCCCCGGCCTCCGTGGAAGGCTGGCCGTGGGAGAGGAGCTTCGTCCAGACCCCAGACTCCATGGGCCCACGGCCAGAGGG ccctgcccctgctccaaCTCcgtcctcctccccagcccctgccccagccccagccccagccccagccccagttcCGACCCCTGCCCCGAGTAGTGAGTCAAGGCCTATGTCCCAGGAGCCCAGTGTGGCTCTCTGCAAGGACAACCAGGAAGGGCAGATCTCATCTAGCTGGGAAAACCTTATTTCGATGGTTCTTAGGAGTCACCCTTTCCCCAGGCAAGAGAGATGCCAAGGGAGAGCCCCAAGGGCAGCTCCCAGGAGCCCTAGAGATCCCAGCACTGATGCACCCTCTGAGAACAGAGAGTCTGGTTCTCCCCCTGAAGGGGCCGCCGCCAGCCTGGAGGTCAGGAATGGCTCCGCCGCTGGAATGGTCACAGAAGCTGGCACAGGGGGCCTGCCTGAGGCTGGGTGTCCGCAACAGCAGAGAAGCTCGGATACCAGGGAGGCTCCTACTCCAGACCCTCCCTCAGGCCCAAGGCCAGATGCAGTGGATGAGAAACATCCAGACTCCCCACTGCCTGGAGCCGCAGTGCCCGGGGCCCCATCACGGTCCCCTGGGCAGAGGCAACCTGGCCCCGTACCCTCCCCCACCACGAGGGGGGTCTCACAGCCTGTCCCACGGCCTCAGAAACGCAGCATGTGTGAAATAGCAGAGAGCTCTGAGCGGGAGGTCAGCCAGATGGTACCactgaggcaggagggagaggctccaggggagaggcCCCGCCCTGCAGGCAGCGGGGCAGTCCTCACGGAAAAGCAGGAGGCCCGAAAACTCAAGGTGCTTCTGCAGAGGCCCGGGAGCCGGGGGGTGGCGGAGGGGCCTCGGAAGCCCGGCTCCCTAGCCCGGGAGCCCGCTCTGGCCGCGGCTCGACGACAGCGGCTGGACCTGGGCAGCTGCCTGGATGTACTGGCCTTTGCCCAGCGGCACGGGCAGCCCGGCCTGGCGCAGGAGACCTACGCGTTGATGAGCGACAATCTGCTGCACGTGCTAGGAGACCCGGGCCTCTACCGGCAGCTGAGCGGGGCTGAGCGGGAGCGCATCCTGAGCCTTCGGACGGGCCGGGGCCAGGCGGTGGTGGGGGTCCTTGTGCTGCCCAGCCTCTACCCGCTGAGCCGCTCGGGGCTCACAAGGGGCCCTTGTGGGGAGGAGGCCCCTGCGGCGGGACCCGCACCCCCGCCTCCTCGCACGCACCTGCACGTGTTCAACCCCCAAGAAAACACGTGGCGGCCCCTGACACAGGTGCCGGAGGAGGCCCCGCTGCGGGGCTGTGGACTCTGCACCATGCACAACTACCTGTTCCTGGCGGGGGGCATCCGCGGCTCCGGAGCCAAGGCTGTCTGCTCCAACGAGGTCTTCTGCTACAACCCACTGACCAACATCTGGAGCCAGGTGCGGCCCATGCAGCAGGCCCGCGCCCAGCTCAAGCTGGTGGCCCTGGACGGGCTTCTTTACGCCATCGGCGGAGAGTGCCTGTACAGCATGGAGCGCTATGACCCGCGCACGGATGCCTGGACCTCGCGCGCGCCCCTCCCTGCGGGCACCTTCCCTGTGGCACACGAGGCTGTGGCCTGCCGTGGGGACATCTACGTCACCGGGGGCCACCTCTTCTACCGCTTGCTCAGGTACAGCCCTGTGAAGGACGCGTGGGACGAGTGCCCCTACAGTGCCAGCCACCGGCGTCCCAGCGACATGGTGGCATTGGGAGGTTTCCTGTACCGCTTCGACCTGCTGCGGGGTGTGGGCGCTGCGGTGATGCGCTACAACACCGTAACGGGCTCCTGGAGCCgggctgcctccctgcccctgcccgacCCGGCCCCCCTGCACTGCGCCGCACTGGGCAACACCATTTACTGCCTCAACCACCAGGTCACCGCCACCTTTACGGTCTCTGAGGGGACTGCCCAGTTCCAGGCCAGGGAGTTGCAGCCCTTTCCTCTGGGGAGTAAGGGGGTCCTCTGTCCATTCATCTTGACTCTGCCTGCCACCGACCGGCTGCAAACAGCCCTCTGA
- the SYCE3 gene encoding synaptonemal complex central element protein 3: MADSDPGERNYDNMLKMLSDLNKDLEKLLEEMEKISVQATWMAYDMVVMRTDPTLAESMRRLEDAFLNCKEEMEKNWQELLTETKHKQ, encoded by the exons ATGGCTGATTCTGATCCTGGAGAAAGAAACTATGACAACATGCTGAAAATGCTGTCAGACCTGAATAAAGACTTGGAAAAGCTACTAGAAGAGATGGAGAAGATCTCAG TGCAAGCCACATGGATGGCCTACGACATGGTGGTGATGCGCACCGACCCCACGCTGGCGGAGTCCATGCGCCGGCTGGAGGATGCCTTCCTCAACTGCAaggaggagatggagaagaaCTGGCAAGAGCTGCTCACTGAGACCAAGCACAAGCAGTAG
- the CPT1B gene encoding carnitine O-palmitoyltransferase 1, muscle isoform, whose amino-acid sequence MAEAHQAVAFQFTVTPDGVDFRLSREALKHVYLSGINSWKKRLIRIKNGILRGVYPGSPTSWLVVVMATVGSSYCKVDISMGLICCIQRCLPEGCGPYRTPQTRALLSMAIFSTGVWMMGIFFFRQTLKMLLSYHGWMFEMHGQTSHFTKVWAFCVRLLSSRRPMLYSFQTSLPKLPVPSVPATIHRYLESVRPLLDDEEYYRMETLAKEFQDKTAPRLQKYLVLKSWWATNYVSDWWEEYVYLRSRAPLVVNSNYYVMDFVLIKNTDIQAARLGNIVHAMIMYRRKLDREEIKPVMALGIVPMCSYQMERMFNTTRIPGKETDLLQHLSDSRHVAVYHKGRFFKVWLYEGSHLLKPRDLEMQFQRILDDPSPPQPGEEKLAALTAGGRVEWAQARQAFFSSGKNKTALDAIERAAFFVALDEESPHYDPEDEASLSLYGKALLHGNCYNRWFDKSFTLIAFKNGQLGLNTEHAWADAPIIGHLWEFVLGTDTFHLGYTETGHCLGKPNPMLAAPQRLQWDIPEQCQAVIESSYQVATALADDVELYCFQFLPFGKGLIKKCRTSPDAFVQIALQLAHFRDRGKFCLTYEASMTRMFREGRTETVRSCTSESTAFVQAMVKGSHMKADLQDLFRKASKKHQNMYRLAMTGAGIDRHLFCLYVVSKYLGVSSPFLAEVLSEPWRLSTSQIAQFQIRMFDPEQYPNHLGAGGGFGPVADDGYGVSYMIAGENTIFFHISSKFSSSETNAQRFGNHIRQALLDIADLFQVPKADS is encoded by the exons ATGGCGGAAGCGCACCAGGCCGTGGCCTTCCAGTTCACGGTGACCCCAGATGGGGTCGACTTCCGGCTCAGTCGGGAGGCCCTGAAACACGTCTACTTGTCTGGGATCAACTCCTGGAAGAAACGCCTGATTCGCATCAAG AATGGTATCCTTAGGGGTGTGTACCCTGGCAGCCCCACCAGCTGGCTGGTCGTCGTCATGGCAACCGTGGGTTCTTCCTACTGCAAAGTGGACATCTCCATGGGACTCATCTGCTGTATCCAGAGATGCCTCCCTGAGGG ATGTGGCCCCTACCGGACCCCACAGACCCGGGCACTTCTCAGCATGGCTATCTTCTCCACGGGGGTCTGGATGATGGGCATCTTCTTCTTCCGCCAAACCCTGAAAATGCTTCTTTCCTACCATGGCTGGATGTTTGAGATGCACGGCCAGACCAGCCACTTCACCAAAGTCTGGGCT TTCTGTGTCCGCCTTCTGTCCAGCCGGCGGCCCATGCTCTACAGCTTCCAGACATCGCTGCCCAAGCTTCCTGTGCCCAGTGTGCCAGCCACAATTCACCGG TACCTGGAGTCTGTGCGGCCCTTGCTGGATGATGAGGAATATTACCGAATGGAGACGCTGGCCAAAGAATTCCAGGACAAGACTGCTCCCAGGCTGCAGAAGTACCTGGTCCTCAAGTCATGGTGGGCAACTAACTAT GTGAGTGACTGGTGGGAAGAGTACGTGTATCTGCGCAGCAGGGCCCCCCTCGTGGTGAACAGCAACTACTATGTCATG GACTTTGTGCTCATCAAGAACACAGACATACAGGCAGCCCGCCTGGGAAACATCGTCCACGCTATGATCATGTATCGCCGTAAACTGGACCGTGAAGAGATCAAGCCT GTGATGGCACTGGGCATCGTGCCCATGTGCTCCTACCAGATGGAGAGGATGTTCAACACCACCCGGATCCCAGGCAAGGAGACAG ACCTGCTGCAGCACCTCTCCGACAGCAGGCACGTGGCCGTCTACCACAAGGGCCGCTTCTTCAAGGTGTGGCTCTACGAGGGCTCACACCTGCTCAAGCCTCGCGACCTGGAGATGCAGTTCCAGAGGATCCTGGatgacccctccccacctcagcctGGGGAGGAGAAGCTGGCAGCCCTCACTGCGGGGGGAAG AGTGGAGTGGGCACAGGCACGCCAGGCTTTCTTCAGCTCCGGCAAGAACAAGACTGCTCTAGACGCCATCGAGCGCGCTGCTTTCTTTGTGGCCCTGGACGAGGAGTCTCCCCACTACGACCCTGAAGATGAGGCCAGCCTCAGCCTCTATGGCAAGGCCCTACTTCATGGCAACTGCTACAACAG GTGGTTCGACAAGTCTTTTACTCTCATTGCCTTCAAGAATGGCCAGCTGGGCCTCAACACTGAACACGCGTGGGCAGACGCCCCTATCATAGGGCACCTCTGGGAG TTTGTCCTGGGCACTGACACCTTCCACCTGGGCTACACGGAGACTGGGCACTGCCTGGGCAAACCGAACCCCATGCTTGCAGCTCCCCAGCGGCTGCAGTGGGACATTCCTGAGCAG TGCCAGGCGGTCATCGAGAGCTCCTACCAGGTGGCCACAGCGCTGGCAGACGACGTGGAGCTGTACTGCTTCCAGTTCTTGCCATTTGGCAAAGGCCTCATCAAGAAGTGTCGGACCAGCCCTGACGCCTTTGTGCAGATTGCCCTGCAGCTGGCCCACTTCCGG gaCAGGGGCAAGTTCTGCCTGACCTATGAAGCCTCCATGACTAGAATGTTCCGAGAGGGACGGACCGAGACTGTACGTTCCTGTACCAGCGAGTCCACAGCCTTTGTTCAGGCTATGGTGAAGGGGTCCCACATG AAAGCAGACCTCCAAGATCTCTTCCGGAAAGCTTCCAAGAAACACCAGAATATGTACCGCCTGGCCATGACAGGGGCTGGGATAGACAGGCACCTCTTCTGCCTTTACGTGGTCTCCAAGTACCTGGGGGTCAGCTCCCCTTTCCTGGCTGAG GTGCTCTCAGAACCCTGGCGCCTCTCCACCAGCCAGATCGCTCAATTCCAGATCCGTATGTTTGACCCAGAGCAGTACCCGAATCACTTGGGCGCCGGTGGTGGCTTTGGCCCC GTGGCAGACGACGGCTATGGGGTTTCCTACATGATTGCGGGCGAAAACACCATCTTCTTCCACATCTCCAGCAAGTTTTCAAGCTCAGAGACG AATGCCCAGCGCTTTGGGAACCACATCCGCCAGGCTCTGCTGGACATCGCTGATCTTTTCCAAGTTCCCAAGGCCGACAGCTGA